Proteins co-encoded in one Mycobacteriales bacterium genomic window:
- the ftsH gene encoding ATP-dependent zinc metalloprotease FtsH, giving the protein MNLKRLARGPFVYIFLGLLAVLLLSSALKGDGGYKKVETSKLLAAIEAGDVVSTAEKGKDTAILLDKEQQLKVTLEPGKEIDGSDKVQTSFVFDQGRDIANLLVEKDVNYDTKVSRDSVLVSILISFLPILLILALLFFFMNQMQGGGNRVMQFGKSKAKLVSKDTPKTTFADVAGSDEAIEELQEIKEFLESPAKFQAIGAKIPKGVLLYGPPGTGKTLLARAVAGEAGVPFYSISGSDFVEMFVGVGASRVRDLFEQAKANAPAIIFIDEIDAVGRHRGAGMGGGHDEREQTLNQMLVEMDGFDVKGGVILIAATNRPDILDPALLRPGRFDRQIAVDRPDMAGRKQILDVHAKGKPIEAGVDLQVIARRTPGFTGADLANVVNEAALLTARTGQKQITLTTLEESIDRVMAGPQRKTRLMNDREKKVTAYHEAGHALVAHALPNTDPVHKITILPRGRALGYTMVLPTEDKYSQSRAELLDMLAYAMGGRAAEELVFHDPTTGASNDIEKATATARAMVTQYGMSERLGAVKFGQESGEVFMGRDMGHGRDYSEEVAAVVDAEVRALVENAHHEAWEILVEYRDVLDDMVLKLLDKETLNKDEVAEIFATVVKRPERIHPTGNGKRPPSDKPPVLTPAELATMGPDDLEDLARGRSKASRSPRRTAPARQRAGAVNREAAPSKAPGRTSRTARQPRRATGTDPAS; this is encoded by the coding sequence ATGAACCTCAAGCGCCTTGCCCGTGGCCCCTTCGTCTACATCTTCCTCGGCCTGCTGGCCGTCCTGCTGCTGAGCAGCGCCCTCAAGGGCGACGGCGGCTACAAGAAGGTCGAGACGTCGAAGCTGCTCGCGGCCATCGAGGCCGGCGATGTCGTCTCGACGGCCGAGAAGGGCAAGGACACCGCGATCCTGCTCGACAAGGAGCAGCAGCTCAAGGTCACCCTCGAGCCCGGCAAGGAGATCGACGGCAGCGACAAGGTCCAGACGTCATTCGTCTTCGACCAGGGCCGCGACATCGCCAACCTGCTGGTCGAGAAGGACGTCAACTACGACACCAAGGTCTCGCGCGACAGCGTGCTGGTGTCGATCCTCATCAGCTTCCTGCCGATCCTGCTCATCCTGGCCCTGCTGTTCTTCTTCATGAACCAGATGCAGGGCGGCGGCAACCGCGTCATGCAGTTCGGGAAGTCCAAGGCCAAGCTCGTCAGCAAGGACACCCCGAAGACGACCTTCGCGGACGTGGCCGGCTCCGACGAGGCCATCGAGGAGCTGCAGGAGATCAAGGAGTTCCTCGAGTCGCCCGCGAAGTTCCAGGCGATCGGGGCGAAGATCCCCAAGGGCGTCCTGCTCTACGGCCCGCCCGGCACCGGCAAGACGCTGCTGGCCCGCGCGGTCGCCGGCGAGGCGGGCGTGCCCTTCTACTCGATCTCGGGCTCGGACTTCGTCGAGATGTTCGTGGGTGTCGGCGCCAGCCGCGTGCGCGACCTGTTCGAGCAGGCCAAGGCCAACGCCCCGGCGATCATCTTCATCGACGAGATCGACGCCGTCGGTCGCCACCGCGGCGCCGGCATGGGTGGCGGTCACGACGAGCGTGAGCAGACCCTCAACCAGATGCTGGTCGAGATGGACGGCTTCGACGTCAAGGGCGGCGTCATCCTCATCGCCGCCACCAACCGGCCCGACATCCTCGACCCGGCGCTGCTGCGCCCGGGCCGCTTCGACCGTCAGATCGCCGTCGACCGCCCCGACATGGCCGGCCGCAAGCAGATCCTCGACGTCCACGCCAAGGGCAAGCCGATCGAGGCCGGTGTCGACCTGCAGGTCATCGCCCGTCGCACCCCGGGCTTCACCGGCGCCGACCTCGCCAACGTCGTCAACGAGGCTGCGCTGCTCACCGCCCGCACCGGCCAGAAGCAGATCACCCTCACCACCCTCGAGGAGTCGATCGACCGCGTGATGGCGGGCCCGCAGCGCAAGACCCGGCTGATGAACGACCGCGAGAAGAAGGTCACGGCCTACCACGAGGCCGGCCACGCGCTCGTCGCGCACGCGCTGCCCAACACCGACCCGGTGCACAAGATCACGATCCTGCCGCGCGGCCGGGCCCTGGGCTACACCATGGTGCTGCCGACCGAGGACAAGTACTCCCAGTCGCGCGCCGAGCTGCTCGACATGCTCGCCTACGCGATGGGTGGCCGCGCCGCCGAGGAGCTCGTCTTCCACGACCCGACGACCGGTGCGAGCAACGACATCGAGAAGGCCACCGCGACGGCCCGCGCGATGGTCACGCAGTACGGCATGAGCGAGCGGCTGGGCGCGGTGAAGTTCGGCCAGGAGTCCGGCGAGGTCTTCATGGGCCGCGACATGGGCCACGGGCGCGACTACTCCGAGGAGGTCGCGGCGGTCGTCGACGCCGAGGTCCGCGCGCTGGTCGAGAACGCCCACCACGAGGCGTGGGAGATCCTCGTCGAGTACCGCGACGTGCTCGACGACATGGTGCTGAAGCTGCTCGACAAGGAGACGCTCAACAAGGACGAGGTCGCGGAGATCTTCGCGACCGTCGTCAAGCGTCCCGAGCGCATCCACCCGACCGGCAACGGCAAGCGCCCGCCGTCGGACAAGCCGCCCGTGCTCACCCCCGCCGAGCTCGCCACGATGGGGCCCGACGACCTCGAGGACCTCGCCCGCGGCCGCAGCAAGGCGTCCCGCTCTCCGCGCCGCACCGCCCCGGCTCGCCAGCGCGCCGGTGCGGTCAACCGCGAGGCCGCCCCGTCGAAGGCCCCGGGCCGCACGTCCCGCACCGCCCGGCAGCCGCGTCGCGCCACGGGGACCGACCCGGCCTCCTGA